One segment of Deinococcus sp. Leaf326 DNA contains the following:
- a CDS encoding ABC transporter permease has product MSAPALKVQRPPAQSQFSVAWRQFRKNSLARFGGFVLILLYLTALFAGFLAPDGLSNYSTTNLTPYHPPTPIHIRTEQGFTRPFVYQYTQQLNPDTFVNEYRPTAERCPLYLGVRGDSYRILGLIPSSLHLFGTGSDTCKVYLFGGDSLGRDLFSRTLYAGQISLTIGVLSVLLSTLIGMLMGAMSAYFGGWVDNVIQRLIEVIASIPYLFLVILLRSIFPQNVNPILALYIILGILAFISWGGLARVVRGQLLSVREQDYVAAATSLGASNSRIMWRHMLPSMTTYLIVGLSLSIPATILLESGLSFVGIGAVEPYSSWGSLLNKAQEGGFASITQRPWVLIPGFFIVLTVMCYQLLGDGLRDAFDPRKRQ; this is encoded by the coding sequence ATGAGCGCCCCTGCCCTCAAAGTCCAGCGGCCCCCCGCCCAGTCCCAGTTCTCCGTGGCGTGGCGGCAGTTCCGCAAGAACTCGTTGGCCCGCTTCGGCGGCTTCGTCCTCATCCTGCTGTATCTCACGGCCCTGTTCGCAGGTTTCCTGGCCCCCGACGGCCTATCGAACTACAGCACGACCAACCTCACGCCCTACCACCCACCGACCCCTATCCATATCCGGACCGAGCAGGGATTTACGCGGCCGTTCGTGTACCAGTACACCCAGCAGCTCAACCCGGACACCTTCGTCAACGAGTACCGCCCGACGGCTGAGCGCTGCCCGCTGTACCTGGGAGTACGCGGCGATAGTTACCGCATCCTGGGCCTTATTCCCAGCTCGCTGCACCTGTTCGGCACGGGCAGCGACACTTGCAAGGTCTATCTGTTCGGCGGCGACTCGCTGGGCCGCGACCTGTTCTCGCGCACGCTGTATGCCGGGCAGATCTCGCTGACCATCGGCGTGCTGTCGGTGCTGCTCTCGACCCTCATCGGGATGCTGATGGGCGCGATGTCGGCCTACTTCGGCGGCTGGGTGGACAATGTCATCCAGCGCCTGATCGAAGTGATCGCCTCGATTCCCTACCTCTTTCTGGTCATCCTGCTGCGTTCCATCTTTCCGCAGAACGTCAACCCGATCCTGGCCCTGTACATCATCCTGGGCATCCTGGCGTTCATCAGCTGGGGTGGGCTGGCGCGTGTGGTGCGTGGGCAGCTCCTGAGCGTGCGTGAACAGGACTACGTGGCGGCAGCCACATCGCTGGGCGCCAGCAACAGCCGCATCATGTGGCGTCACATGCTGCCTTCGATGACCACCTACCTCATCGTGGGTCTGAGCCTCTCGATTCCGGCGACCATCCTGCTCGAGTCGGGCCTGAGCTTCGTGGGTATCGGCGCGGTCGAGCCTTACTCCTCTTGGGGCAGCCTGCTGAACAAGGCGCAGGAAGGCGGCTTCGCCAGCATCACCCAACGGCCCTGGGTGCTGATCCCCGGCTTCTTCATCGTGCTGACCGTGATGTGCTATCAGCTCCTCGGCGACGGCCTGCGCGACGCTTTCGACCCGCGCAAGCGCCAGTAG